The following are encoded in a window of Bordetella genomosp. 10 genomic DNA:
- a CDS encoding hemerythrin domain-containing protein encodes MNKAEIPLAQRDALGLMLDDHSRIKHLFKAFSREKDAETREAIAHEACLTLTVVAQIEEELFYPHVRARNETAFGHLIDKAMVEHSCIRSLIAQIQGMTSEDRLFHAKVAVLGELTSHHVNGEEGELYPKLIVMNEDLRDIGARMRQRKEEITIEAHIA; translated from the coding sequence ATGAACAAGGCGGAAATTCCTCTCGCCCAGCGAGACGCGCTGGGTCTGATGCTGGACGACCATTCCCGGATCAAACACCTTTTCAAGGCCTTCAGCCGTGAAAAAGATGCCGAAACCCGCGAGGCCATCGCCCATGAGGCGTGCCTGACGCTGACCGTGGTCGCGCAAATCGAAGAAGAGCTTTTCTATCCCCACGTCCGGGCGCGCAATGAAACGGCTTTTGGCCACCTGATCGACAAGGCCATGGTCGAGCACTCCTGCATACGCAGCCTGATCGCCCAGATCCAGGGCATGACGTCCGAGGACCGCCTGTTCCACGCCAAGGTCGCGGTGCTGGGCGAACTGACCAGCCATCACGTCAACGGCGAGGAAGGCGAGCTGTATCCGAAGCTGATCGTCATGAACGAGGACTTGCGCGACATCGGCGCCCGGATGCGCCAGCGCAAGGAAGAAATCACCATCGAAGCGCATATCGCGTGA
- a CDS encoding 2Fe-2S iron-sulfur cluster-binding protein: protein MAAMPASASAPPASPPATGEAAYTVTLETSGWTYPARADETLLQAALRAGIRLASSCRNGTCRACMCHLEAGEIGYVVERPGLSRDEIDEGWILPCVARPRGDVTLAGDSAERMATEAPRPLPVGPRR from the coding sequence ATGGCTGCCATGCCCGCTTCCGCGTCCGCTCCCCCCGCCTCGCCGCCCGCCACGGGCGAGGCCGCCTATACGGTCACGCTGGAGACCAGCGGCTGGACCTATCCGGCGCGCGCGGACGAAACGCTGCTGCAGGCGGCCTTGCGCGCCGGCATCCGCCTGGCGAGTTCATGCCGCAACGGCACCTGCCGCGCCTGCATGTGCCACCTTGAGGCGGGCGAGATCGGCTATGTCGTGGAGCGCCCGGGCCTGAGCCGGGATGAAATCGACGAGGGCTGGATCCTGCCCTGCGTGGCCCGGCCGCGCGGCGACGTGACGCTGGCGGGCGACAGCGCCGAGCGCATGGCCACCGAGGCGCCGCGCCCCCTGCCCGTCGGGCCGCGGCGCTGA
- a CDS encoding DUF4142 domain-containing protein produces the protein MNYFNESSRTFLKRAALCGALLVSAGVGWPSQAAELTRRDQRFMEQAAQAGLTEIAASKLAMDHSDNDDVKRFAGMMVTDHTAIAQDLQALAAGKGVQLPTEPARAQQSLLKQLQNAKGGKFDKTYVEKVAVSAHRDAVKLFTNAVKNAKDANVKAFAEKNLPALKAHLEKGRALRTAVSGGRPGGWVGEHPHSPAPAGPAGPPSTPASPVSPVSPASPAAPANVVPGK, from the coding sequence ATGAATTATTTCAACGAGAGCAGCCGGACGTTTCTCAAGCGGGCCGCCTTGTGCGGCGCCTTGCTGGTGTCCGCGGGCGTGGGGTGGCCGAGCCAGGCCGCCGAGTTGACGCGCCGCGACCAGCGCTTCATGGAGCAGGCGGCGCAGGCGGGCCTGACCGAAATCGCCGCCAGCAAGCTGGCCATGGACCATTCGGACAACGACGACGTCAAGCGCTTCGCCGGGATGATGGTCACCGACCATACGGCCATCGCGCAGGACCTGCAGGCGTTGGCCGCCGGCAAGGGCGTGCAGTTGCCGACGGAGCCCGCGCGGGCGCAGCAGTCGCTGCTCAAGCAGTTGCAGAACGCCAAGGGCGGTAAATTCGACAAGACCTACGTGGAAAAAGTGGCGGTCAGCGCCCATCGCGACGCGGTCAAGCTGTTCACCAATGCGGTAAAAAATGCCAAGGATGCCAACGTCAAGGCCTTCGCCGAGAAAAACCTGCCGGCGTTGAAGGCGCATCTCGAAAAGGGCAGGGCCTTGCGCACCGCGGTGTCGGGCGGCCGTCCCGGCGGCTGGGTGGGCGAGCATCCGCATTCGCCGGCGCCGGCCGGCCCCGCGGGCCCGCCGTCCACGCCCGCCTCGCCCGTATCTCCGGTGTCCCCGGCCTCGCCCGCGGCGCCCGCCAACGTGGTGCCGGGCAAGTAG
- a CDS encoding LysR family transcriptional regulator: protein MKFEHVQVFLRVVEAGSFSGAAALLDMPLTSVSRQVKALEDDLGVQLLYRTTRKVRSTDAGREFYARCLQAEQVLADARASVASLRTEAEGTLRVLVPYALGLLVLEPTLAAFRASHPRVQLVLTYHNEALDLVAHGYDIAIRIGPLPDTTYAARQLCLSRAVLVASPAYLARAGRPADPRDLRRHDLLSSGGDAPLAQWRLRHAGSGEISDLTLRPVLVANESATLIRQALNGGGIVLASRMLIGRHLASGALENVLPEWSRWPDVELHALFPQRATQERKVRVFLDYLVDVFASWHVGGAASPPA from the coding sequence ATGAAATTCGAACATGTGCAGGTCTTCCTGCGCGTCGTGGAGGCGGGCAGTTTTTCCGGCGCGGCGGCCTTGCTGGACATGCCCCTGACCAGCGTCAGCCGCCAGGTCAAGGCGCTGGAGGACGACCTCGGCGTGCAACTGCTTTACCGCACCACCCGCAAGGTGCGCAGCACCGACGCCGGACGCGAGTTCTACGCGCGCTGCCTGCAGGCCGAACAGGTCCTGGCCGACGCGCGCGCCTCGGTGGCCAGCCTGCGCACCGAGGCCGAAGGCACCCTGCGCGTGCTGGTGCCCTACGCCCTGGGGCTGCTGGTCCTGGAGCCGACCCTGGCCGCCTTCCGGGCCAGCCATCCGCGCGTGCAACTGGTGCTGACGTATCACAACGAAGCGCTCGACCTGGTCGCGCACGGCTATGACATCGCGATCCGCATCGGGCCCTTGCCCGACACCACCTACGCGGCCCGCCAACTGTGCCTGTCGCGCGCGGTGCTGGTCGCCAGTCCGGCCTACCTGGCGCGCGCCGGGCGGCCGGCCGATCCGCGCGACCTGCGGCGCCACGATCTGCTGAGCAGCGGCGGCGACGCTCCGCTGGCGCAGTGGCGGCTGCGGCACGCCGGCAGCGGCGAGATCAGCGACCTGACGCTGCGGCCCGTGCTGGTGGCCAACGAATCGGCCACCCTGATCCGCCAGGCCCTCAACGGCGGCGGCATCGTGCTGGCGTCGCGGATGCTGATCGGACGCCACCTGGCCAGCGGGGCGCTGGAAAACGTGTTGCCGGAATGGTCGCGCTGGCCCGACGTCGAACTGCATGCGCTGTTTCCCCAGCGCGCCACGCAGGAGCGCAAGGTGCGGGTCTTTCTCGACTACCTGGTGGACGTCTTCGCGTCCTGGCACGTCGGCGGCGCGGCCTCCCCGCCGGCCTGA
- a CDS encoding chloride channel protein: protein MKISRFFRTRADASGIAANERAALVYLRGLLVAGAMGALGALAAQAFRSSLDNVTTWLFQREGDISQVFASLPWYARIACPAVGAALAALILAQALRREHAQGTVSEYLETIDGKTDRIPVAPSLLRCVSSFFSIVSGGSIGKEGAMVQLSATAASWLCYPFRAMPGAAQGMSVLRGEDFRLAVALAATGGLAAVYHTPLAAAIFIAEIAYGGLELRRVGFLFTAAAAATWVVSAMGHYTPLYALPPFAFDVTGPGMLAIMLVGVAGGAAGAVFLRVVRLARTGFTRLHKSLVVRMTAGGLVVGLITLVAPDVTGNGFAPIVKLLDGQALSVPLLALLALKILATAATVGAGAIGGLFTPSLMIGALAGSACAPLAAHWLGMPDSAVLLGVAGMAAGLAATTQAPLMSTLMVFEMTQESSFVFPLMLATVVAYATSMALGDSGTYSVIARHRARSDRRSRLADATAGAVMRPVASPVVAATPLREAMAVGLAGKNRFVFVVDGDRHYQGAVWLQDVVARVNAGEAEAAVGTSSYVPDFPVVYAGQRLFDVWQTVVESPAERTPVLSDPQSRRLVGVLNKSELLKQARLLFA, encoded by the coding sequence ATGAAGATCTCCCGTTTCTTTCGCACGCGCGCCGACGCTTCCGGCATCGCCGCCAACGAACGCGCCGCGCTGGTCTACCTGCGCGGCCTGCTGGTGGCCGGCGCGATGGGCGCCCTGGGCGCGCTGGCCGCGCAGGCCTTCCGGTCCAGCCTGGACAACGTCACCACCTGGCTGTTCCAGCGGGAAGGCGACATCTCCCAGGTCTTCGCCTCGCTGCCCTGGTACGCCCGCATCGCCTGCCCGGCCGTGGGCGCGGCCCTCGCCGCCCTGATCCTGGCCCAGGCCTTGCGTCGCGAGCACGCGCAGGGGACGGTGTCCGAATATCTCGAAACCATAGACGGCAAGACGGACCGCATCCCGGTCGCGCCGTCCCTGCTGCGCTGCGTCTCGTCGTTCTTCTCCATCGTGTCGGGCGGCTCCATCGGCAAGGAGGGCGCGATGGTGCAGTTGTCGGCCACCGCCGCGTCCTGGCTGTGCTATCCCTTCCGCGCGATGCCCGGCGCCGCGCAGGGCATGTCCGTGCTGCGCGGCGAGGACTTCCGGCTGGCGGTGGCGCTGGCGGCCACGGGCGGCCTGGCGGCGGTCTATCACACCCCCCTGGCGGCGGCGATCTTCATCGCCGAGATCGCCTATGGCGGGCTGGAGCTGCGGCGCGTGGGCTTTCTCTTCACCGCCGCCGCCGCGGCCACCTGGGTCGTCAGCGCGATGGGGCACTACACGCCGCTTTACGCCCTGCCGCCTTTCGCCTTCGACGTCACGGGTCCCGGGATGCTCGCCATCATGCTGGTGGGCGTGGCCGGGGGCGCGGCCGGCGCCGTCTTCCTGCGCGTGGTGCGCCTGGCCCGCACGGGTTTCACGCGCCTGCACAAGTCGCTGGTGGTGCGCATGACCGCGGGCGGCCTGGTGGTGGGGCTGATCACGCTGGTCGCGCCGGACGTCACGGGCAACGGCTTCGCGCCCATCGTCAAGCTGCTGGACGGGCAGGCCCTGTCCGTGCCCTTGCTGGCGCTGCTGGCGCTGAAGATCCTCGCCACGGCGGCGACGGTGGGCGCCGGCGCCATCGGCGGCCTGTTCACGCCGTCGCTGATGATAGGCGCGCTGGCCGGCTCGGCGTGCGCGCCGCTGGCGGCGCACTGGCTGGGCATGCCGGACAGCGCGGTGCTGCTGGGCGTGGCCGGCATGGCCGCGGGCCTGGCCGCGACCACCCAGGCCCCGCTCATGTCCACCCTGATGGTTTTCGAAATGACGCAGGAATCGTCCTTCGTCTTTCCGCTGATGCTGGCCACGGTGGTGGCGTACGCCACTTCCATGGCGCTGGGCGACAGCGGCACCTACTCCGTCATCGCGCGCCACCGCGCCCGTTCCGACCGCCGCAGCCGCCTGGCCGACGCCACCGCCGGCGCGGTCATGCGGCCCGTGGCGAGCCCCGTCGTGGCGGCGACGCCGCTGCGCGAGGCCATGGCGGTCGGCCTGGCCGGCAAGAACCGTTTCGTCTTCGTGGTCGACGGCGACCGGCATTACCAGGGCGCCGTCTGGCTGCAGGACGTGGTGGCGCGCGTGAACGCGGGCGAGGCCGAGGCGGCCGTCGGCACGTCCAGCTACGTCCCGGACTTCCCGGTGGTCTACGCCGGCCAGCGCCTGTTCGACGTCTGGCAGACCGTGGTGGAGTCGCCGGCCGAACGCACGCCGGTGCTCTCGGACCCGCAGTCGCGGCGGCTGGTGGGCGTCCTCAACAAGAGCGAACTGCTGAAGCAGGCACGCCTGCTGTTCGCATGA
- a CDS encoding LysR family transcriptional regulator, translating into MNPSLRDLSYFLAVVAHGHLGRAASACAVTQPALSKSLKRLEDETGLALFDRSARAVRPTAAGLAFAEHARKVVDQYEDAIRHAQALSAGDTGLLRVGATAATMDTAVLPALEVLLPERPGLRVTLTTGVADELHDLLEQGVLDVVVAPLERAVPAALRQQAVGRDDLRVVARRGHPLLRRAPVGLEALAAARWILPKRTSLLRQQLDAAYAAAALAPPAPVLEVDFISAGALKLVAGGDWLTVAPAALLEEASGVVALPAASPLPLRREVALLARRSAAWSPQMKAMREALQRANKSAEGSPA; encoded by the coding sequence ATGAATCCATCGCTGCGCGATCTCTCCTATTTCCTCGCCGTGGTCGCCCACGGCCATCTCGGCCGGGCGGCCTCGGCGTGCGCGGTGACGCAGCCGGCGCTGTCGAAATCGCTCAAGCGCCTGGAGGACGAGACCGGCCTCGCGCTGTTCGACCGCAGCGCGCGCGCCGTGCGGCCGACGGCCGCCGGCCTTGCCTTCGCCGAGCACGCCCGCAAGGTCGTCGACCAATACGAGGACGCCATCCGCCACGCCCAGGCCCTGTCGGCGGGCGACACCGGCCTGCTGCGCGTGGGCGCCACCGCGGCGACCATGGACACGGCGGTCCTGCCCGCGCTGGAAGTGCTGCTGCCCGAACGGCCGGGCCTGCGCGTGACCTTGACCACGGGCGTGGCCGACGAACTGCATGATCTCCTGGAGCAGGGCGTGCTGGACGTGGTCGTCGCGCCGCTGGAGCGCGCCGTGCCCGCCGCCTTGCGCCAGCAGGCGGTCGGCCGCGACGACCTGCGGGTGGTCGCCCGGCGCGGCCATCCGCTGCTGCGCCGGGCGCCGGTCGGCCTGGAGGCGCTTGCCGCCGCGCGCTGGATCCTTCCCAAGCGCACGTCCCTGCTGCGCCAGCAACTGGACGCCGCCTATGCCGCCGCCGCGCTGGCGCCGCCGGCGCCCGTGCTGGAGGTCGACTTCATCTCGGCCGGGGCGCTCAAGCTGGTGGCCGGGGGCGACTGGCTGACCGTGGCGCCCGCCGCCCTGCTGGAGGAAGCCAGCGGCGTGGTGGCCTTGCCGGCGGCGTCGCCGTTGCCCCTGCGCCGCGAGGTCGCCTTGCTGGCGCGGCGCAGCGCGGCGTGGTCGCCGCAGATGAAAGCCATGCGCGAGGCCTTGCAGCGCGCCAACAAGAGCGCGGAGGGCAGTCCCGCATGA
- a CDS encoding FUSC family protein, which produces MTRSSPAAGPAPRPLFALPSFIDAPALGFALRTTVASLLAFYLALEMQMDNPKWAAMTVWIVAQGTRGMSLSKGRSRAIGTLAGAAVAMALVGALSQAPWLFLACLAAWLGICTALATGLRNFSSYGAVLAGYTAVIIAMDSVSHPEEVFHIAVARVCYILLGVAVEAVLAAAWEPDRGLIGIRRRLDDYLRKAAELTRRMMSGEAPGNAPQRLFVAGLDMDVAAQFAAAGSLEVRRRMGHIRAAAVATMAQLVAAHALADDRRAGDRDAMPPALLDLVGDIAAQPAGRAAAVQAQTRAAAATLAREMASWDGGAGWRERLAAAKRLALLRALETATERREAVWQAHPANARERYATHLDRTAAVRNGIRAAAALLLAAAFWIGSAWPSGPGFVTITGVICALFSTRPNPVAAGLGFLQGTALAAVVAMLWALLAMPVAHDYASFALPLSIVLVGAGLAMRRPATAAIGASFSIFLWDLLSPGNGSYATMPGQLNGAITLIVGIVCGVLAFTLLFPVDRRAALARLHATVRADLAGLGEARRAPSAAQLHSRTADRIRQQMTQGVQVPPAQMARDLDGILGALAIGDAVIRLRHQGGPGGHVEAALTARERDALLRRLRRAQFGAVARLATRLADRLARRLSGGAPEEKTETAAIDAAGARMAQLRTILLLREIAATIGAHQAFLEGAPFDAPA; this is translated from the coding sequence ATGACCCGCTCGTCCCCTGCCGCCGGCCCGGCGCCCCGCCCGCTTTTCGCCCTGCCGTCCTTCATCGATGCCCCGGCCCTGGGCTTCGCCCTGCGCACCACCGTCGCCTCGCTGCTGGCCTTCTACCTGGCCCTCGAAATGCAGATGGACAACCCGAAATGGGCCGCCATGACCGTCTGGATCGTGGCCCAGGGCACGCGCGGGATGAGCCTCTCGAAGGGACGCTCCCGGGCCATCGGCACCCTGGCGGGCGCGGCGGTGGCCATGGCGCTGGTGGGCGCCCTGTCGCAGGCGCCGTGGCTGTTCCTGGCCTGCCTGGCCGCCTGGCTGGGCATCTGCACCGCCCTGGCCACCGGCTTGCGCAACTTCAGCTCCTACGGCGCGGTGCTGGCCGGCTATACCGCGGTCATCATCGCCATGGACAGCGTGAGCCATCCCGAGGAAGTCTTCCACATCGCCGTCGCGCGCGTCTGCTACATCCTGCTAGGCGTGGCGGTGGAGGCCGTGCTGGCGGCGGCCTGGGAGCCGGATCGCGGCCTGATCGGCATCCGGCGCCGCCTGGACGACTATCTGCGCAAGGCCGCCGAGCTGACCCGCCGCATGATGAGCGGCGAAGCGCCGGGCAACGCGCCGCAGCGCCTGTTCGTGGCGGGGCTGGACATGGACGTCGCGGCGCAGTTCGCCGCCGCGGGCTCCCTGGAAGTGCGCCGGCGCATGGGGCATATCCGGGCCGCCGCGGTGGCCACCATGGCGCAACTGGTCGCCGCCCACGCGCTGGCCGACGACCGGCGGGCCGGCGACCGGGACGCCATGCCGCCGGCCTTGCTGGACCTGGTGGGCGACATCGCCGCGCAACCGGCCGGACGCGCGGCGGCGGTGCAAGCGCAGACCCGGGCGGCCGCGGCCACGCTGGCGCGCGAGATGGCGTCCTGGGACGGCGGCGCGGGCTGGCGCGAGAGACTGGCCGCCGCGAAACGGCTGGCGCTGCTGCGCGCGCTGGAGACCGCCACCGAGCGGCGCGAAGCCGTCTGGCAGGCCCATCCCGCCAACGCCCGCGAACGCTACGCCACGCACCTGGACCGCACCGCCGCCGTGCGCAACGGCATCCGCGCGGCGGCCGCGCTGCTGCTCGCCGCCGCCTTCTGGATAGGATCGGCGTGGCCGTCGGGGCCGGGTTTCGTCACCATCACCGGCGTGATCTGCGCCCTGTTCTCGACGCGGCCCAATCCGGTGGCGGCCGGCCTGGGCTTCCTGCAAGGCACGGCCCTGGCCGCCGTGGTGGCGATGCTGTGGGCCTTGCTGGCGATGCCGGTGGCGCACGACTACGCCAGCTTCGCCCTGCCCCTGTCCATCGTATTGGTCGGCGCCGGCTTGGCGATGCGCCGGCCGGCGACGGCCGCCATCGGCGCCTCGTTCTCGATTTTCCTGTGGGACCTGCTGTCGCCGGGCAATGGCAGCTATGCCACGATGCCGGGGCAACTGAACGGCGCGATCACCTTGATCGTGGGCATCGTCTGCGGCGTGCTGGCCTTCACCCTGCTGTTCCCGGTCGACCGCCGCGCCGCGCTGGCGCGCCTGCATGCGACCGTCCGCGCCGACCTGGCCGGGCTGGGCGAGGCGCGGCGCGCGCCCTCGGCCGCGCAGTTGCACAGCCGCACGGCCGACCGCATCCGCCAGCAGATGACGCAGGGCGTGCAGGTACCGCCGGCGCAAATGGCGCGTGACCTGGACGGCATCCTGGGGGCGCTGGCGATCGGCGATGCGGTCATCCGGCTGCGCCATCAGGGTGGTCCGGGCGGGCATGTGGAGGCGGCGTTGACGGCGCGCGAGCGCGATGCCCTGCTGCGTCGCCTGCGGCGCGCGCAATTCGGCGCGGTGGCGCGACTGGCCACGCGGCTGGCCGACCGCCTGGCGCGGCGGCTGTCCGGCGGCGCGCCTGAGGAAAAAACAGAAACGGCCGCAATCGATGCGGCCGGCGCGCGCATGGCGCAACTACGAACGATATTGCTGCTGCGCGAGATCGCCGCGACGATCGGCGCTCACCAGGCCTTCCTGGAAGGCGCGCCTTTCGACGCGCCAGCCTGA
- a CDS encoding aminotransferase class V-fold PLP-dependent enzyme — MPDPHASSAAPTVPDAATAALPAASLPGAPPAQAFPAPSEPLDGPSWRAHFPVCADLAYLDHASLGPTPRLTAQAVADSLAEQGRRGSLAHPGLHEIADAARAEFAACIGAPAAQVAHAPNASAAVSLIAAGLPWEAGDEVVVPAIDFPSVVLPWMTLRARGVHVRTVACVDGRVDVDALLAACNGATRVMCVSWVQFSSGCRLDLARLGAACRQRGILLVVDGVQGVGALRLDVADLPIDALVVHAYKWMLAPQGVAWLYVGERLAQRLGLSAAGPRSLTPRDSYFDHRYEPRADAARFETGILGFHGIVGARASLALLRAAGPARVEAAVLRHAGHLARGLLDAGCHVQGGADRRDFHSGIVVFRHPRLDAAACRLALLRAGVVTAAREGHVRVAPHFYNTDAEIETLLRTVRDMKD, encoded by the coding sequence ATGCCGGACCCTCACGCTTCCTCCGCCGCCCCGACCGTCCCGGATGCCGCCACGGCCGCGCTGCCGGCGGCCTCGCTGCCCGGCGCGCCGCCGGCGCAGGCGTTCCCCGCCCCCTCCGAACCGCTGGACGGCCCGTCCTGGCGCGCGCATTTCCCGGTCTGCGCCGACCTGGCCTATCTGGACCACGCCAGCCTCGGCCCCACGCCGCGCCTCACCGCCCAGGCGGTGGCCGACAGCCTGGCCGAGCAGGGCCGGCGCGGCTCGCTGGCGCATCCGGGCCTGCACGAGATCGCCGACGCCGCGCGCGCCGAGTTCGCCGCCTGCATCGGCGCGCCCGCGGCACAGGTGGCGCACGCGCCCAATGCCTCCGCCGCCGTCAGCCTGATCGCGGCGGGCCTGCCCTGGGAAGCGGGCGACGAGGTCGTCGTGCCCGCCATCGATTTTCCCTCGGTGGTGCTGCCCTGGATGACGTTGCGGGCGCGCGGCGTGCACGTGCGCACGGTGGCCTGCGTCGACGGACGCGTGGACGTGGACGCCCTGCTGGCCGCCTGCAACGGCGCCACGCGCGTGATGTGCGTCTCCTGGGTGCAATTCAGCAGCGGCTGCCGTCTCGACCTGGCGCGCCTGGGCGCCGCCTGCCGCCAACGCGGCATTCTGCTGGTGGTGGACGGCGTGCAGGGCGTGGGCGCCTTGCGGTTGGACGTGGCCGACCTGCCCATCGACGCGCTGGTGGTGCATGCGTACAAGTGGATGCTGGCGCCCCAGGGCGTGGCCTGGCTGTACGTCGGCGAGCGGCTGGCGCAGCGGCTCGGCCTGTCCGCCGCCGGGCCGCGCAGCCTGACGCCGCGCGACTCGTATTTCGATCACCGCTACGAACCGCGCGCGGACGCGGCGCGCTTCGAGACCGGCATCCTCGGCTTCCACGGCATCGTGGGCGCGCGGGCCAGCCTGGCCTTGCTGCGCGCCGCCGGGCCGGCGCGCGTGGAGGCCGCGGTGCTGCGTCATGCCGGGCATCTGGCGCGCGGGCTGCTGGATGCCGGCTGCCATGTGCAGGGCGGGGCCGATCGCCGCGACTTCCACTCCGGCATCGTCGTGTTCCGCCATCCGCGGCTCGACGCCGCGGCCTGCCGCCTGGCGCTGCTGCGGGCCGGCGTGGTCACCGCCGCGCGCGAAGGCCACGTGCGGGTCGCGCCGCATTTCTACAACACCGACGCGGAGATCGAGACGCTGCTGCGCACGGTGCGCGACATGAAGGACTGA
- a CDS encoding ATP-binding protein: protein MPDLATQPQVAGHAAQPLQDPLFQQRKLDALSHLTGGLAHDFNNILQGLLGSLQLAQRRLAIGETEKAGRLIDAGLNAGRRAAGLTHRLLAFAQRQSLDPKPVDVASLLRAMEPALRAALGSGIVLATTAAPDLAPTLCDARQLESALLGLAANARDAMAGGGALTLALTREVLAGAGAAAENVAPGAYTCLTVTDTGSGMTPDVRERAFDPFFTTKPMGQGTGLGLSMIYGYVRQSDGGITLHSREGEGTRLRILLPEVAALPQAERAQGQVAAPAGNPLVLVVDDDSLVRELVTQVLADAGYRIVAVPDAAAAMTVLRGGAAPALLLTDVGLPGLNGRQLADAARELQPGQKVLFMTGYAANAVVGGGEALDPGMSILMKPFEVGELTAKVAEMLESRH from the coding sequence TTGCCGGATCTCGCGACGCAACCGCAGGTGGCCGGGCACGCGGCTCAACCCCTCCAAGACCCCCTGTTCCAGCAGCGCAAGCTGGACGCCCTGAGCCACCTCACCGGCGGCTTGGCGCATGACTTCAACAACATCCTGCAAGGCCTGCTGGGTTCCCTGCAACTGGCCCAGCGGCGCCTGGCGATAGGCGAAACGGAAAAGGCCGGCCGGCTGATCGACGCCGGCCTGAACGCGGGCCGCCGCGCCGCGGGACTCACGCATCGCCTGCTCGCCTTCGCGCAGCGCCAGTCGCTGGATCCCAAGCCCGTCGACGTCGCGTCGCTGCTGCGCGCCATGGAGCCCGCGCTGCGCGCCGCCCTGGGTTCGGGCATCGTCCTGGCGACGACGGCGGCGCCCGATCTGGCGCCCACCCTGTGCGACGCCCGCCAGTTGGAAAGCGCGCTGCTGGGACTCGCCGCCAATGCCCGCGACGCCATGGCCGGCGGCGGCGCGCTGACGCTGGCGCTCACGCGCGAGGTCCTGGCCGGCGCGGGCGCCGCGGCGGAGAACGTCGCGCCCGGCGCCTACACCTGCCTGACGGTGACCGATACCGGCAGCGGCATGACGCCGGACGTGCGCGAGCGCGCCTTCGATCCGTTTTTCACGACCAAGCCCATGGGGCAGGGCACGGGCCTGGGCTTGTCCATGATCTACGGCTACGTCAGGCAGTCGGACGGGGGCATCACCCTGCATAGCCGCGAGGGCGAAGGCACGCGGCTGCGCATCCTGCTGCCGGAGGTGGCGGCGCTGCCGCAGGCGGAACGGGCGCAAGGGCAGGTCGCCGCCCCGGCCGGCAATCCGCTGGTGCTGGTGGTTGACGACGACAGCCTTGTGCGCGAGCTGGTGACCCAGGTGCTGGCCGACGCCGGCTACCGCATCGTCGCGGTCCCCGACGCCGCGGCGGCGATGACGGTGCTGCGCGGCGGCGCCGCCCCCGCGCTGTTGCTGACCGACGTCGGCCTGCCGGGCCTGAACGGCCGCCAGTTGGCCGACGCCGCGCGCGAGCTGCAGCCCGGGCAGAAGGTCCTGTTCATGACCGGCTACGCCGCCAATGCCGTGGTGGGCGGCGGCGAGGCCCTGGATCCGGGGATGTCGATATTGATGAAGCCTTTCGAAGTAGGCGAATTGACGGCCAAGGTGGCGGAAATGCTGGAAAGCCGCCACTGA